From Candidatus Mycalebacterium zealandia:
ATGCCCGGCGACACAATTGAAAGAGCGATAAAACGCGGCACCGGCGGCGTTGAAGGCGCGGACTTTCAGGAAGTCTTTTATGAGGGTTACGGACCCGGCGGAAGCGCGGTTTATGTTCAGGTCCTTACGGACAACAGAAATCGCACCGTTTCCGACATACGGCACATTTTCAGCAAATACGGCGGAAATCTCGGCGAGAACGGATGCGTGGCGTGGATGTTTGAGATGAAGGGCAGGATTGATTTCTCCAAAAAAACTGAAACGGAAAAACTTTTTGACGCCGCCATAGAAGCGGGCGCCGAAGATGTGCTGAGCGAAGACGGTGAAGCGGCGGTTATAACGGCGGTTGAAAAATTTGAGGAAGTGAAAAACGTTCTTGAACAGGCGGGGTTCAGGCACGAAGCCGCGAATGTTACGATGATTCCGCAAAGCAACGTCAAAATTGAGGGCAGAGAGGCAAACAAAATGATTCAACTTGTGGAAAATCTTGAAGACAGCGATGACGTGCAGAATGTTTACGCGAACTTTGACATAGATGAAGAGATTCTTGAAGAATTGAGCAGACAGACTTGAAATGAGGGTCATAGGAATTGACCCGGGTTCAAAAGCCTGCGGATACGGGATTGTGGAGCAGGATGGAACAAAACTTCTTTTCATAGACAGCGGCGAAATACGTCCGAAGCAGTCTCTCCCGATTGAGCGGCGGTTGCACATGATAAGCGAGGAAATCGCCGGAAAAATTGAGAATTTTTCCCCCGCCTGCATGTCAATAGAAAAGGTTTTTGTGGCAAAAAACTCAAAATCCGCCCTTCACCTCGGTCAGGCGCGCGGAGCTGTTCTCGCAACTGCGGCGGCGTGTGATGTTGAGGTTTTTGAATACTCATCCACAACTGTAAAAA
This genomic window contains:
- a CDS encoding YebC/PmpR family DNA-binding transcriptional regulator, whose product is MAGHSKWANIKHRKAAVDAKRGKVFTKVIRELTVATRQGGPDTDSNPRLRTAIAFAKSNNMPGDTIERAIKRGTGGVEGADFQEVFYEGYGPGGSAVYVQVLTDNRNRTVSDIRHIFSKYGGNLGENGCVAWMFEMKGRIDFSKKTETEKLFDAAIEAGAEDVLSEDGEAAVITAVEKFEEVKNVLEQAGFRHEAANVTMIPQSNVKIEGREANKMIQLVENLEDSDDVQNVYANFDIDEEILEELSRQT
- the ruvC gene encoding crossover junction endodeoxyribonuclease RuvC encodes the protein MRVIGIDPGSKACGYGIVEQDGTKLLFIDSGEIRPKQSLPIERRLHMISEEIAGKIENFSPACMSIEKVFVAKNSKSALHLGQARGAVLATAAACDVEVFEYSSTTVKKSVASNGRASKEEVQKMVSLLTGRKSFESSDESDAIAIAVCHINNAKAADKIPGFSVRKSSRRRRFTLR